A part of Myxococcales bacterium genomic DNA contains:
- the lipB gene encoding lipoyl(octanoyl) transferase LipB: MASSVLEVRYLGTHQPYEASLRLMGALHQQRACDEIPDQLLLLEHNPVITITRQHKTRSLISSIDSIKDDGIEFFEADRGGDATFHGPGQIVGYPIMKLSSNCYDSLAHIEYYMRSLEYALLKSLEELGLKNAMTIPGFAGIWLRQKKLKKLVAIGVGLSQGVTKHGFALNTSIDAKKFTKHIIPCGLKDRDVATLKEAFLEQQLSWPDVSVVLTKLASNIARQFSKTLFWHS; encoded by the coding sequence ATGGCTAGCTCTGTTCTTGAGGTACGTTATTTGGGAACCCATCAACCCTACGAAGCGAGTCTTAGGTTGATGGGAGCTTTGCACCAGCAAAGAGCATGTGATGAGATTCCAGATCAATTATTGTTGCTGGAGCACAATCCAGTGATTACCATAACGCGGCAACATAAAACTCGAAGTTTAATAAGTTCCATTGATAGCATCAAAGATGATGGTATCGAATTTTTTGAGGCTGATCGCGGTGGTGATGCTACGTTTCATGGGCCAGGACAAATTGTTGGCTACCCGATCATGAAATTGAGTTCCAACTGCTATGACAGCCTTGCTCACATTGAATATTACATGCGTAGCCTTGAATATGCTCTGCTCAAAAGTTTAGAAGAGTTGGGACTAAAAAATGCTATGACTATTCCTGGCTTTGCAGGCATTTGGCTTAGACAAAAAAAATTAAAAAAACTCGTCGCTATCGGCGTTGGATTAAGTCAGGGGGTCACTAAACATGGATTTGCCCTCAACACAAGCATCGATGCCAAAAAATTTACAAAGCATATTATTCCTTGCGGTCTTAAGGATCGAGATGTTGCCACGCTTAAGGAAGCCTTTTTAGAGCAACAACTTTCTTGGCCAGATGTTTCCGTTGTGTTAACGAAGCTGGCAAGCAACATCGCACGACAATTTTCTAAAACGCTCTTTTGGCATAGCTAA
- the lpdA gene encoding dihydrolipoyl dehydrogenase translates to MTKQYDLVVIGAGPGGYVAAARAASLGLKTAVVEKDPSLGGTCLHRGCIPTKALLHAADTFDEIKHAPRIGIKTAGVEVDWSEIQKYKARIINSNAGGVAHLMKSKKIDVFNGFGSLKDKNTVVIKNEKETQSISCKNILLAVGSKPRDFPNTKASPRILNSDTILELKQIPGSLTIIGGGVIGIEFASIFSRFGTKVNIIEAMPRPLAPADHACSKELQTQLEKQGVNFYVNARVSKVSNKSEQAHVTFSDENGASLQIDSDYVLISIGRIPLTEGMGLENTQVQLERGFVVVDGFMRSTEENIYAIGDCVNTPWLAHIASKEGVIAVEKMAGLNPTALNYEHTPSCVYSEPPVAWAGLTEEQAQERGLDFKVSKFDFMRNGKAGILLKNRGFVKFITDKKYGEILGVHIIGPQATELLAEPAFAMQMEATIDDIAATVHAHPTLYEAIYEAALNAVDQAIHG, encoded by the coding sequence ATGACGAAGCAGTATGACCTCGTAGTGATTGGTGCAGGGCCTGGTGGCTATGTTGCCGCTGCAAGAGCGGCCTCGCTAGGTTTAAAGACGGCTGTGGTGGAAAAAGATCCAAGCCTTGGAGGCACTTGCCTTCATCGCGGCTGTATTCCCACAAAAGCCTTGCTTCATGCCGCAGATACTTTTGACGAAATCAAACACGCTCCTCGGATCGGTATTAAAACTGCCGGCGTAGAAGTCGATTGGAGTGAAATACAAAAATATAAAGCTCGGATTATCAACTCTAATGCTGGCGGTGTCGCTCACCTGATGAAAAGCAAAAAGATTGATGTCTTTAACGGCTTTGGCTCCTTGAAAGATAAAAATACCGTAGTCATAAAAAACGAAAAAGAAACGCAAAGCATTAGCTGCAAAAATATTTTGCTTGCTGTTGGTTCAAAACCGCGTGATTTCCCCAATACCAAAGCTTCACCGCGAATTTTAAACTCCGACACTATCTTAGAATTAAAACAGATCCCTGGCTCGCTCACCATCATCGGTGGTGGAGTCATCGGTATCGAGTTTGCTTCTATCTTCAGCCGCTTTGGTACTAAGGTGAACATTATTGAGGCCATGCCTAGGCCACTTGCACCAGCCGATCATGCCTGTTCTAAAGAACTTCAGACACAGCTAGAAAAGCAAGGTGTCAATTTCTATGTCAATGCACGCGTGTCTAAGGTATCGAATAAGTCTGAACAAGCTCATGTGACTTTTAGCGATGAAAATGGAGCTTCATTACAGATCGATAGCGATTATGTATTGATATCCATAGGTCGCATACCACTCACTGAAGGCATGGGTCTCGAAAACACTCAGGTGCAACTTGAACGAGGTTTCGTGGTCGTTGATGGCTTTATGAGAAGCACCGAGGAAAATATTTATGCCATCGGTGATTGCGTAAATACGCCTTGGCTTGCACACATCGCTTCTAAAGAAGGTGTCATTGCGGTAGAAAAAATGGCAGGACTTAATCCTACTGCGCTTAACTATGAACATACCCCTTCTTGTGTATACTCTGAGCCTCCTGTTGCTTGGGCTGGGCTTACAGAGGAACAAGCCCAAGAGCGAGGACTTGACTTTAAAGTCAGCAAATTTGATTTCATGAGAAATGGCAAAGCTGGCATTTTGTTAAAAAATCGCGGTTTCGTAAAATTTATCACTGATAAAAAATATGGTGAAATTTTAGGTGTTCACATCATAGGTCCGCAAGCTACTGAGCTTCTAGCAGAACCTGCTTTTGCCATGCAAATGGAAGCAACTATCGACGACATTGCTGCTACAGTTCACGCTCACCCAACTCTTTACGAAGCAATCTACGAGGCTGCTCTCAATGCAGTCGATCAAGCTATTCATGGCTAG
- a CDS encoding 2-oxo acid dehydrogenase subunit E2: MADNIIMPQLGESIAEGTIVKWLKKPGDEVKKDENILLISTDKVEAEIPSPSAGVLLSITVDQGQTVAVGTVLGQVGQANEKASANTAIVEDKKSPVDKLPSSAPPTPSLSETQVTSTQAGEDSIILGTSANTMSNFFSPLVRRIASEHGVQENELASINGSGHGGRVSKKDILDYLSTRGNKAPSNALPQTQAVSNQAPYSALQGEIIASDRQLSKPISTMRRVIIENMLASRATSAHVTTFFEIDYTAIDKVRMAHKDQFKKDEQVSLTYTTFLTAAVCQVLKRHPYINASLTKDSIIFKKDIHLGIAVSIENPEPGLMVPVIKHADKQNLRGLAHTIADLSQRVRARKIKPDELSGGTFTITNPGNYGALIGTPIINQPQVAILGVGQISKQARVLEVDGTDVIAIRRMGLLGLSFDHRLIDGATADIFMADLKNTLENWTATP; encoded by the coding sequence ATGGCTGATAACATAATTATGCCGCAGCTTGGTGAATCAATCGCAGAAGGAACAATCGTTAAATGGCTCAAAAAACCTGGTGATGAAGTAAAAAAAGACGAAAATATTTTACTGATTTCCACGGATAAAGTTGAGGCTGAAATTCCTTCGCCAAGTGCTGGGGTACTCCTCAGCATTACCGTTGATCAGGGACAAACTGTAGCAGTAGGCACCGTGTTAGGACAGGTTGGTCAGGCGAATGAAAAAGCAAGCGCTAATACCGCCATAGTTGAAGATAAAAAGAGCCCAGTAGATAAGCTTCCTTCTAGTGCTCCTCCTACGCCTTCGTTATCAGAAACTCAAGTAACTTCAACTCAAGCAGGTGAAGACTCTATAATCCTTGGCACTTCAGCCAATACTATGTCAAATTTTTTTTCGCCTCTTGTTCGACGCATTGCATCTGAGCATGGTGTTCAGGAAAATGAATTGGCATCCATTAATGGAAGCGGCCACGGCGGACGCGTATCGAAAAAAGATATTCTCGATTACCTGAGCACAAGAGGAAACAAAGCGCCAAGCAATGCTCTTCCTCAAACTCAAGCAGTGAGCAACCAAGCTCCTTATAGCGCCTTGCAGGGAGAAATTATTGCAAGCGATCGTCAGCTAAGCAAACCCATCTCCACCATGCGTCGAGTAATTATTGAGAATATGCTTGCCTCTCGCGCTACCAGTGCCCACGTAACAACTTTTTTTGAGATCGATTACACGGCTATCGATAAAGTACGCATGGCTCACAAAGATCAGTTCAAAAAAGATGAGCAGGTATCTCTTACCTACACCACTTTTTTAACCGCAGCTGTGTGCCAAGTGCTGAAGCGTCATCCCTACATCAACGCAAGCCTGACCAAAGATTCTATTATCTTTAAGAAAGATATTCATCTTGGCATAGCTGTATCGATCGAAAATCCAGAACCAGGACTCATGGTACCAGTAATCAAACATGCGGATAAACAAAATCTAAGAGGACTTGCCCACACAATTGCTGACTTGAGTCAGCGTGTCCGGGCTAGAAAAATTAAACCCGATGAGCTTTCAGGTGGAACTTTCACCATCACCAACCCTGGAAACTATGGAGCATTGATCGGAACCCCAATCATCAACCAACCCCAAGTAGCGATTTTAGGTGTTGGACAAATCAGCAAACAGGCAAGAGTATTAGAGGTTGATGGCACCGACGTGATCGCCATCAGGCGCATGGGACTTTTGGGACTATCTTTTGATCACCGCCTGATCGACGGTGCGACCGCAGATATATTCATGGCAGATTTAAAAAACACTTTAGAAAACTGGACGGCAACTCCATAA
- a CDS encoding sulfite exporter TauE/SafE family protein, whose amino-acid sequence MATSIALICLGLAAGILGGIVGIGGGIILVPALVLVFGFTQHMAQGTTLAALIPPVGLFAAYVYYKSGHVNIAASLFIALGFIIGGAVGARISNHLSQEYLQKGFALLLLFISLKMLFFMNK is encoded by the coding sequence ATGGCTACATCTATCGCTTTGATCTGTTTGGGGCTTGCAGCAGGAATCTTAGGGGGAATTGTTGGGATCGGAGGTGGAATTATTTTGGTTCCAGCCTTGGTACTGGTTTTTGGTTTTACTCAACACATGGCCCAAGGCACTACTCTAGCAGCACTTATTCCCCCTGTTGGACTCTTTGCCGCATACGTCTATTATAAAAGCGGCCACGTCAATATTGCGGCCTCATTGTTCATTGCTTTGGGTTTTATCATAGGTGGAGCAGTAGGAGCACGTATTTCAAACCATCTTAGTCAAGAATATCTCCAAAAAGGCTTTGCTCTACTGCTTTTATTTATCTCCTTAAAAATGCTCTTTTTTATGAACAAATGA
- the rpmG gene encoding 50S ribosomal protein L33, whose amino-acid sequence MAKKGKRELIKLESTLGTGYFYVTVKNKQTTKDKIEINKYDPKARKHAPFKEVKLK is encoded by the coding sequence ATGGCTAAAAAAGGCAAACGAGAATTGATTAAACTTGAGTCCACTCTTGGTACTGGTTATTTTTATGTGACAGTCAAAAACAAGCAAACAACCAAGGACAAGATTGAAATCAATAAATACGATCCTAAAGCTCGCAAACACGCTCCTTTTAAGGAAGTAAAACTTAAGTAA
- the lipA gene encoding lipoyl synthase, which yields MSTCTTTQSLERPSWLRVRAPTGERYQELSRLLVKERLNTVCSSAACPNIGECWNIGTATFMILGNQCTRACRFCNVQSKLRPGPVDLNEPERLLKSAIAMNLKHVVITSVSRDDLADGGAQQFARCLKLLREHAPHMSTEVLVPDFLGNKECLKIVIDEKPNIFNHNLETIRRLTPKIRSGAQYDRSLLLLKTAKELDPTIQTKSGIMLGLGENIDEVKVTLQDLKAHNCDQLTIGQYLRPTQWHHPLDRYASPEEFTYLANFARDLGFSHVESGPLVRSSYHAERGVK from the coding sequence ATGAGCACATGCACAACTACGCAATCCTTAGAGCGCCCTTCTTGGCTGCGGGTTAGAGCTCCTACGGGCGAGCGCTATCAAGAGCTTTCTCGCCTGTTGGTCAAAGAACGTCTTAACACCGTATGTTCTTCAGCCGCTTGCCCCAATATTGGCGAATGCTGGAATATTGGCACCGCAACTTTTATGATTTTAGGTAATCAATGCACAAGGGCGTGCCGTTTTTGTAATGTGCAATCCAAATTACGCCCTGGCCCAGTCGATCTCAACGAGCCAGAGCGTTTACTAAAATCTGCGATTGCTATGAACTTAAAACACGTGGTTATCACCTCAGTATCCCGTGATGATCTTGCTGATGGAGGAGCACAACAATTTGCCCGCTGTCTAAAATTACTGCGCGAGCATGCTCCCCATATGTCGACCGAAGTTCTAGTTCCCGATTTTTTAGGCAATAAAGAATGCCTAAAAATTGTTATCGATGAAAAACCAAATATTTTTAACCATAATCTTGAAACGATACGCCGCTTAACGCCAAAAATTCGCTCTGGTGCCCAATACGATCGTTCCCTTCTCCTTTTAAAGACCGCTAAGGAACTTGATCCCACAATTCAAACTAAAAGCGGTATCATGCTTGGTCTTGGTGAAAATATCGATGAAGTAAAAGTTACTCTCCAAGATTTAAAAGCCCACAACTGCGATCAGCTCACCATCGGTCAATATTTACGTCCTACCCAATGGCATCATCCTTTAGATCGCTACGCCTCGCCCGAAGAATTTACATACTTGGCGAATTTTGCTCGCGATCTAGGGTTTTCTCATGTGGAAAGCGGCCCTCTTGTTCGTTCAAGCTATCATGCAGAGCGAGGAGTAAAATAA